From the genome of Setaria viridis chromosome 1, Setaria_viridis_v4.0, whole genome shotgun sequence:
ATTGAGAAAACTTGACTATACATGCAATGCAGGTGCCTGATGCAGTGATCCGGGGGATTTCATCGTGTCCTGTCCTCAGATTTTTGACACGAACAATAATGAGGAAACAAAATAATGGCCGGGTGGTGCAATTTACGGTGACGCGGCGCAAATCTCTACttaatattaaagcaagtaagaCTTCTACCTCTTTTTCTTTTGTCCGTCCTGATAAGTGGATCCCACTTGTCAGAGGGCTCCGTCTCTCTccctcccgtccgccgcctgcACGCCTCCCTCCCATCCCTTCTTCggtccctctctctcccttccgaCATCCGCCCATCCCTTCCTCCGTCTCTCGCCAGCGGCACAATGGCTCGTTCCTAGCCCCTCCCACCCTCCTCGTCCACACGTTTTTCTGATCTAGCGTGCCAGCAGCAGTCATGACGGTGCCCACGGCAGCCGTGGATCTCTCCGTGCCCGACGGTGTTACTATCTTCGAGTTCTCCTAAACCATGTGACAGGCGCAACCTACTACGAAGACATACGAACAGTTGATGGCCAAATATTGCCATCATTTCATGAAGCTGCAGAGAAAAGGGGTCTCATTGAGTAGACAACACATTAGATGATTGCCTGATGGAAGCAGAGTTATTTCGGATGCCATCCCCGCTGCGAAGTCTATTTGTGACTATCCTTGTGTTTTGtgagccccacgacatccgtgcactaTGGAACAGTCACCTTGAGGAAATGCCGGAAGACTATCGACAAAACGGCAAAAATGCAAGAGCGGTCGAACATATGGTATTAATGAATATCAGGGATATGTTGCAATCGCTGGGAAAAGACATACGATCATTTCCTCTTCCAAAAATCGATGAGAAAAATGACACAACAGACAATACACCTAGGAAAATCACCGAGGAAACCAACATCGAGGTGGACCCTGAGGGCATGGAATTGCCTAAACACTTAAATGACGAGCAAAAGGCCGCTTATAATGAAATTCTAACCACGGTCGACCATGATGGAGGAGGGCTATTCTTCGTAGATGGCCCGGGAGGAACGAGGAAAACTTTTTTATCCAGGGCAttgcttgcaagttgcaacagttCGTGGACAAGGAAAAATAGCTTTAGCAACAGCAACCTCTGGTGTCGCTGCTTCCATAATGCTCGGAGGAAGGATAATGCTCGGAGGAAGGACAACGCACTCGAGGTTCAAGATACCACTAAGGATAGATGATGGGGCTATTTGTTTGTTCACAAAACAAAGTGGAACAGCCAAGCTACTTCAGGCAGCATCGCTAATCATTTGGGACGAAGCATCTATGACTAAGAGGCAGGCAGTAGAGGCACTGGACAAAAGCATGCGTGACATAATGGATATACCAAATCTTCCATTCAGGGGAAAACAATGGTATTTGGGGGAGATTTTAGACAAGTTATACCGATTGTACGAAAGGGTACAAGATCCCAAATAGCAGATGCCTCACCGCGCAGATCTGAACTTTGGAATTGCATGTATCACATGAAGCTTGTGCGCAACATGAGGGCTCAAAACGACCTGTGGTTTGCAGAATACCTACTGTGCATCAGCAATGGCACTGAAGAGACAAACAATAATGACGAGATATGTTTGCCTACAAAAATATATGTATTCCACACATGGTGGATGATTCCGAACTTGATAGACTCATCGACAGCATCTATTAAATGCACAGTGCTTGCCTAAAGGATCCAAATTGCATCACGTGTGTAGACCACATTAATCTAAAAATGATTGATCGATTCCAAGAAGAGGAGATGGTCTATGACAGCTTCGATAGTGTAGAAGATGACCCTCATAACTACTATCCCCCGAAACTCCTAAACACAATAACCCCAAATGGACTACCTCCACATATCCTGAAGCTCAAGATTATCTGTCCAGTAATACTACTCAGAAATATCAACCTAGCTAATGGACTATGCAATGGCACAAGGTTGTGGTACAAGGATTCCAGAAAAATGCAAGATGCAGAGATTGTGCTAGGATAATATTATGGGACACGAGTTTTCTTGCCTCGAATCCCGCTGTGATGATGAGATGTTCCCATTCCGTTTTAAGAGAAAATAATTTTCTGTCAGGGTAAGTTTTGCAACAAAGCACAAGGATAGACAATACCAAATGTAGGCATCTACATGCCTAAAGCGGTTTTCTCTCATGGTCATATGTCGTGCTTTCTAGAGCAACAACGGCAAAGAATATAAAGATACTAATGGCTGAAaatgatgatgacgaggaggaccAGAAGCAGGACAACAAAATCGAGACGTAAGAGAAGAATAAGAAAAGGCAAAAAAGGAAGAGCAAAAGCGACATGTCAGATAAGACAAAGTGAATCAAAAAGACACAACTGATACATACACGAAGAATATAGTGTATTCAAAGGTCCTCACCAAATAGGTGATGTATatcaactgaaaaaaaaaatactagttaGGCTAAAGTCTATATCTATTACTTCATCCATGCGAAATCTATTTAATTTGGTTATCATTAAGACTACATTACGACAAGAACAAAATAACAGctatatgaaagaaaaaaacttATGGAAGGCATTGATTTCTCAAGATCCAATCAGCCAAAACATCCAATCAACCAAAAAAACATGTGCAATCGATAAGGGAAAAAAGGACTACTCACTAAATCCGTGAGATACTTCCGCTGCAAACATAATGCGGCTTAATACAGTTCAATGCACCAGCAAGACAGGTGAACCCAATCCACTGCAACAATGGAATCTTACAGCATGACAGTGCCTGGCGGTAACAAAAATTTCCAATCCGCGTAGATGATCCAAAACCAAAAGAGGAAGTCAGCAGCTCGATACGGATGCTGAATGCAAGTGCGACATATCTAAGGAAACATACAGATTTGGGGGAAAATTGTAAgaatgggaaaaaaaattgcGTATGCGCGTGGCTGTGTGTGGCGGTGACTACCTGGTATCTAGATAGAAGCAGAGTACGAAGGGAATGTCCTGCCTGGACTGTAAATCAGGTGTTGCAAGTGGGCCGAGCTATAGGCCCAAGGTGAtgacataaagaaaaaaagaataaatttgATTTAAATAAGGCTTCTACGTGGGAATAATTATGAATAAAATAACGTAGAAtgtaaataattaaaaaaagtaTATAGATTCAgggtaatataaaaaataataaaattgaaATTTTCTACAATTACGTTATTTAAAGTATAGCAACGCATGTGTATATTTATACTAGTTGAGTCAAAACAAGGAACTGCGGGGCCGTGCCCCGTGGCGTTCGCGTGCCCAGCTGACTGAATTACGAAAAGGAAATAAGTAAAATACTGTACTTACTTAGTGTTGGAGAGCTAGTACTGTAACCCAAATTTGTATCCAATTAGTTTTGCATTCTCCGTATCAGCTTAATATTTTTTAAAGATGTGTCGATGCTATGCATATGCACCGGTTAAATTTTACAACAATATATTTCTATATTATAAAAGTAAAATCATGTTTTTGTGTCAACATAAGGGAATGCAATGGCAATGGCAAGTAAGATGGCAAAATTCCGCCTGGGTTGGAGCGCGCGCGTGCATTCACGTCtgcggcgccgcgcgccgcaggcgcggaggacgacgacgacagcgagGAGCATCGGTTTGGCGTTTGGACTGGGGCGGCGACAGCTTCTTCTAAGACAGGCTGAGTAGCCAGTAACGCTGCCCCGGGGCCGGCGTGTCCGCCGCTACAATTCATCACTGGCAGCATTGACTACACAAGCCCCTGGCCAACACAGCACGCTCATGTATACTAGATGGAATGGAAGTGGGCCGTGTCATCTCATTCATTCATTACTATAGCTAGCTACTTCATCTAAAGTATTGGCAGCTACAGGTGACATGTCCTGGCGATGTACTAGTGtacagcaagtcagcaacaaTAATCCAGCTTACTTAGCCAACTGATCTGATGAAGAGAGCAAAGCCTAACGCTGGTCCTAGCACCTGCTACTCCGTGGCCGTGCACAGCGTTGCATCAAGCTAAGGTCACACTCACAGCTATGGCAATCAACGGGTAGGGCCTTGTTGCCTGTTGGTTCGACCCTCAACAGGAGGATGACTATGACTATCGAGGCAGGCGGGAGCGCgagacacatgcatgcatggcagcGCATGCAGCAAGTGGTGTCCTTTTCATGCCGCGCCACTGATGGATCACACAGGAAACAGGACTTGCCTCTGCACCTAGGCATCCTTGGAAACTAAGCTTGCGCGAGCTGGCTATTAAAATCGTGTGGGGGCGATCGATCCCCAGCAGCCGCAGCGAAGCATGGATTATAGAGTTGAATGGCACCAGGGATGCAGGGGCGCCATGCACCTTTTCCTGTACTACGTGTCCGACAACTTGTTTGCTGCCCCCCAGTGCCCACACTTACCAATCGTCATCTCTTTgtcttcgtgatgatggtgcTGCCAGTGCATGTTTTAATTGCCATATGGGGATTATTGAGGCTCCACCCAGTTCTGTACGTTCTTGTGTCAAAACTAAACGCAAGGCTATGTATACTTAGGGCGTTCTCGGGTTCCTGGGTGGGCGAGggtcgcctcgcctcgcctcgccctcGCAAGCGAGCCTCGCCTTGCCGGCCCAGGCGAGCGGGAACAGCTCTCCCGCAGAAGCAAGCTTTCAGCTTGCCGGCACAGACCCCAAGGAGAGCTTGCCGAGGAACCGAACGTTGCTTTCGGTCCGGTTtatttccaccctcctaaaattttagctcctaaaaagtgatTAAAAAGGACTAAAGAGTCAAACACTATGATTAAAAATGACTAAAAACTTTTAGAAGGCTTCAattttctttaggagctccacccctcctaaaacctcctAAAGTCCATCCTGAACCTCCactgcccctcatttattgcccccctctctctcccaccctccctcccgcccggcccctcACCTCcattccgcccgccgccggcgtccctcCCCGCCCAGCCCCCGCCGGTGGCatccttcccgccgccgccggcaacccCCACGGCAACCCCACCCCCACCGCTCCCTTGCGTCGCCACACGGGCCGGCCGAGCGCTCCCCCACTGGATCCAGGCGAGGGAGGACCGGGAGGGGGGGCGGTGCCGggaaagaagaggaggggaggggtgcggtGGCCGGGATtcaaggggagggggcggcgccagcgggaggaggggagggggtggtggccggggaggaagaggaggggaggggcgcggcggctAGGTagagggcggcggccggaggaaggagagaggggaggggtgccggcgggaggaggggagggggcggtgccggcgggaggagggcgTCGGCCGCCACTGGCGGGCAGTGAGAGGGAGGGGCACCGGTGGGGAGGAGGGTGCGTGTGTGCAGGGaagtgggaggaggggagatgTGGGCAAACAAGGAGCAGAGGCATAGGGAGGGTAGTATGGTCATTTTGTCACAACATTTATTATttttagtcagttttaggaggtggaaccaaacatactttAGATCATGGACTAAAAAATGACTAAAActtaaattttaggaggtgggaaATAAGCAGGACCCCCTTACCCAGCTAAGCAAAGCAAGGTGTAGCAAGGGATCCAAGTACCCCCTAAGTAAAAGAGTAGAAGTGAGTGAAGGCTCCATCCATCAATCCAGTTGGCACTTGCTCTGTATCTGCATGGCACAAATTCAGCGAACAAAGCAGAGGCACCAAAGGACACGGGAACGGGACACTGGATGCATATAGCAtagtaggagtaggagtaaGAGTAGGAATATCCATTCAATAGCTTGGTTGTCGTTGCGCGCCTTCTCCTCTGTCGCCGACGTCCTTGTCCAGGCCCATGTTCCTGTGCCTTGTCGTCGGTTACCTTTCTCCGATTGTCATACCACCAACGCCGACCAGCTAGCGAGGCAACATTCATGAGTCatgaccaccaccaccggatGACCGCATGTCCGCTGCATTCCATTCATGAGTAACCGTCAAGGCCAAGCCAGCGATCCATTGTTTGCTTGGTGCATGGAACAGGACATGCAGCAGGATGGTGCATCGAGAAAGAGGCTACCCAACTCATCTCTTCCGGCGACTGCTGAATCAATGGTACGTACTCAAGATTTTTCTCCATGCAAACAAAGCATATGCATGCGTTAACTTGAGGAAGCAATGCAAGAAAATAATTATATTTCAGACCAGGGGGTGATTATCAAATGTATATGTTCCTGTAAAGGTTCAAAGCCGCATATACACACATACAAGAAATATAAAATGCTTCCTGGTACAATACCACCTTGCTAGcttgtatcttttttttttcacgcaCACCCTGCTACAAACTTCTTCCTTCTTTGCAGCAGAGCATGTACATCTAAAAGACGACGAATGGAATGGATTAATAATAACAATTGGCGACGGTGTTAATTAATCGATTAATCAACTGATGATGCATGATTAGAAGACGAAGCCGCCTCCCTGTCCCTGGATGTCGTTGACCCATCCGAACTTGTCCATGTAGGGGTTCACCAGTGTCTCCGGCGGATACTGGTCGATGCAGTCCTCCCATGCCCCGGCGTCGGCGAGGTCCCTGCTCACCTCCCAGTAGCAGCTGTTGCACTTGAACCCCGACCCGAAGGTGACCATGAGCACCCTGTCCCCGCGCTTCAGCCGCCGCTTCGCCTCCATGTAGGACAGCACGTACCAGAGGCTGCTCGCCGACGTGTTCCCCCACCGGTGCAGCGTCATCCTCGCCGGCTCCACGTGGTGGGCGGTGAGCCCCAGGCTCTTCCTCACTGCCTCGATCACCGCCGTCCCGCCGGGGTGGAGGCAGAAGTGGTCGACGCCGGTGGTGAAGTCGATCTTGGGgccctcccccgcccccgccgccttgGGCTTCTTGAGGAGCTTGCGGAGGAGTAGGcgggaggcgaagcgcgcgagCTCGCGGGCTGGGAGGATGCGGGGGGCGAGGCGCTGGAGGTTGTCGGTGAAGGCGCGGACGGCGGCCTTGGGGAGCGCCTTGCTGAGGCTGACGCCGAGACGACCGTCGGCGTCCTCGcggtgcacggcggcggcgtgcgcgtcGTCGTGCGCGGCTATGTTGGCGCGGACGAGGCACCGGAGCTCCATCTTGGCGCGGTGCCGGAGGGCGGGGTCGTTGgtgagcagcgcggcggcgccgccgcagcggaaGAGGCAGTTCCCTAGCATCATGGACTTGTCGGTGCCGACGTACCAGTTGGGGGCGCAGGACTCGGAGGTGACGACGAGCGCCACGGTGCGGGGGCGCGTGAGCATGACGTTCCGGGCGAGGTCGACGGCGATGAGCCCGGCGCTGCAGCCCATCCCGGAGAGGTTGTAGGCCATGACGTCCTCCCGCATGCCGAACCGCCGCACGAGGCGGGACACCAGCGACGGCTCCGGGGAGAAGGAGCCCACGTTGAGGACGACGAGGTCGACGTCGCGCGCGGGGACGCCGGTCctggagaggacggcggcgacggcgtcggcgaagAAGTCGTCCATCTCCTCGAGCGAGTCGGCGTGGGTGGGGGTCTCCTCGCGGCCCTCGAGGACGTTGCGCGGGCAGTAGGTGTGCTCGCCGATGCCGGAGTTGACGATGACCTTGAGGAGGAACCGGTACTCGGAGAGGCCCAGCCGCTTGTTGCGCTCGATCACCGCGCCGGCCGTCTCCGTGGTGACCTTGCGGTCGTCGGAGGGCTTGTGGCACGCGTAGTCGAGGAGGTAGCAGCGCGACCGCCGGCGACGCGACACGGCCTGCCACGCAAGGTACGCCGCCGCGTGCGCAAGCAGAAGCGCCGTGAGCAGCGCGAGCAGCTCCATGGAGGTGGGCCGGTTGGTTGGTCACGCAGAGTAAGTGACAGAGCACGACGCAGTGACACTCACTACTTGACTAGTAGGGAGTCGAGTAAGGTGGCTGGCTCAGCTAGCTTGGCAGGAGCAGGAGATGTGCGTGTGTGTGGCTATATAGAAGTGGAAGCCTGCGGGTGGTATGCTGTTTCGGTGGCGGTTGGTGTGTGTGGTTGCTTGGGATGGGTATACACGCACGCGCACGTATACCGCCACCAGATGGCGTATGCCCGCCTGAGATTTTGGAGGTTAATGCGGGTCGCCGTAGCTACCAGCGGCCAACTAACCGCTGGCTCATCGGTTAGGCCACGGCCGCCGTGATTAATTAAGGGCTTAATTTGCATACGTTTTCAAATATATGATGATGTTTAAATAAGTTATTGGTTAAAAATTAACTTACTTGTTCGAAATGGCTAATAATGTCATATGTTCAAAAACGAAGGAAATACGTAATTCGCCAGCTGATTTGTCTTTGACATGAAAGCTAGGCAGGCCGGCAACGGCAACGCGTTGATCAGCTTCttttagctagctagctactcgGCTACTACTGCTTATTAGATGTAGTAATACGTGTTACTCCTCCCACAGTAGCTACGTACTTGCAGTGTGCACGCAGGTAGCTAGAAATAATCGCGGGGCGGCCGGGGTAGCTAGCTCCTGCAAGCACACACGCTATCCGTGATCGACATGCATGACGAACATGGAGCATGAGCATGGCCAATGGATGTACTGGAACAAGGCTGTGCAGTGCTTTTCTTAATTAATTTCAGCTTTTACCAGAGTCACGGTCTACCGGCCGCGGCGGTCACGTACATCAGCCGCTGTGCATCCGCCGGATACCTTTTCGTAATACCAGTACATCATACACTACTTGCTAGTATTTTGAGTTTTTCGTCCCCCAAATCAATTAAGATTTAACAACTCATTCCAAATTAAGATTCCGACCgtcaaattttttttttaagattccgactttaatttttttctaacaAATTAAGTTTGAGAGATATTGATCCAGATGTAAATAATAAATAACTGTGTAGGAGTTAAAATTGATTGATGCGTACGTGAGTCccgtacatgcatgcatgatactCCCGGCGTACGTGGACGTGTACGGAGCAGCGTAATATATATGGGCCAATAGCTAGGTGTGGTACCCTTGGGTCCTCTGACCCCAGCGCGGCGTGTGCAGTACGTGCTAGCTGCTGAACAGTGAACCCTAAGCATGCAGCAATAGCCCTGTTGGCTCCTTGCATTGGTTTGGTTGTTGCTTTGTTTGTCCGCAGCAATAGCCCTTAATTGATCATTAGACGGGGGAGTTTTGAATGTGCCCTTGTGGAGATATATTGCGTGCTTAATACTCTCCCTTATTGCTGACGCTGCAGCTAGCTAGCGAGCAATCGATCGACGCGCAATGCGATCTGGTGGCACGCCTTCATGTTCGTGTTTGGCGGGCGCCCGGCCAGCCTGCATTATTTCCATAACACTGCTACATTATTATCAATCACCGATGAACGAACGCAGATGCAAAATGGTGTCAGGCAGCTTGAGGATGGCTAGCTTTAGCTATAGTGGGGCCGGTATACGTACGTGAGTACGCGTACGTTCGATTCAATCGCCCACGGATGTACGTACATacgttgaatttttttttaaaaaaaaaggagtacGTACGTTGAATTCGGCTGGCATTTCACCACCCATGGATCACGTACGTACGAACAGGGGCACCCATGGATCACGTACGTACGAACAGGGCAGGTGCGCTCTAGACCGACGGTGGCGTGCAAGTTCGGCCGCAGATTTCGATCTTGTACCGGAAAGGGGGCCGCTCTAGCTACCTCACGAGAGGAAACAGGAGCAACAAACATTCATCGCCTCCGtccgtcctcctcccgccaacAAGCAGTTACGTTGGCAGCTGCGATGAACATGCGCATGCAGCGTATAGACCTTAGACCAAGCATGCACACGCGCACAGATCCAATAATGCATAGCGAAACGGAGCTGGCTGGCTGCCGGTGTAAACCTGTCGGCAGAGACCGGCCGGTACTTTGCATGCTTTCTAGCGTGTCTGAATCCTGCGCGGATCTCCTCCTTCCATCTACTAGCTCCTAGCATTGGCCGGCCGGCGATCACCGTTAAAGATCGACGAACGAGGGGACCATTCAATTCGTTCGCACAGATAGGTCGTTGGTCCCTTCTTCTTTTTGATCAGCCCGAATGCATTGCTTTGCTATAGCAAGCAGATGCATCGGTCACGGTTAGCTAGATCTTGCATTACTCAAGGGCTCAGGAGCTTGGCAATTTGGCATTGGTTTGGGGCCTTTGGGCACTTCAGCTTCGCCTCCTCACCCAACGTTCTCTGCCTTTATTTCCCAGCTAGGTTGTTTGCCCGTCGTTCCTGCCCTTGCTTAGCTTGTCCAAACTTGGTCCCTTACCATACATCTTCATTCGCCGGCCCCAAGCATTAATTTTTTTCCCCCagatattttaatttatttgcTTTTTCTAGTACAACTTGTTGATAGATATACGAAAAAAATGTTGTGTATCCTTTTCTCTTCAACTACAGTATTGTAGGTAGAGTATTGACTTGACGTTCCTTTTCGACCCTGCATGGAACCTCTATTTAGTGTCCCTTGACTTTATAGAGAGCCTCTCGTTAGCAATAACTAGTCGCAATGCAAGGAAATGCAAACGACAGGCCTCGACCGTGACTCTTGCATTAACACCAGTCGCAATGCAAGGAAATCCAAACGTGCCGGCATTATATTGATCGATGTATACATGGACGACGAACCCCTATACATTGTTCATCGATCGA
Proteins encoded in this window:
- the LOC117841525 gene encoding 3-ketoacyl-CoA synthase 3, encoding MELLALLTALLLAHAAAYLAWQAVSRRRRSRCYLLDYACHKPSDDRKVTTETAGAVIERNKRLGLSEYRFLLKVIVNSGIGEHTYCPRNVLEGREETPTHADSLEEMDDFFADAVAAVLSRTGVPARDVDLVVLNVGSFSPEPSLVSRLVRRFGMREDVMAYNLSGMGCSAGLIAVDLARNVMLTRPRTVALVVTSESCAPNWYVGTDKSMMLGNCLFRCGGAAALLTNDPALRHRAKMELRCLVRANIAAHDDAHAAAVHREDADGRLGVSLSKALPKAAVRAFTDNLQRLAPRILPARELARFASRLLLRKLLKKPKAAGAGEGPKIDFTTGVDHFCLHPGGTAVIEAVRKSLGLTAHHVEPARMTLHRWGNTSASSLWYVLSYMEAKRRLKRGDRVLMVTFGSGFKCNSCYWEVSRDLADAGAWEDCIDQYPPETLVNPYMDKFGWVNDIQGQGGGFVF